The window TCGCAGGATAGGTGCTTCTCCATAACTGACTGCTACGGTCAGTAGCTACGGTGGTACAGTTAGAAAGCTAAACGGACCCGGTGTCGGGGAACCGCCGTGTCATCTACCGTTCGCCTTGAGCAAGATATCGATCGGTAGGTGACATCCCCACGAATCTTCTACCGTGCGTGATTATGGTTTTGCGCCTGTCCCATGTTGAACACTAAGCAAAAGCAGTGTGTGAACCCCGATACACTTTTTTTCGAAAAGCTGCTGTTGACCGTAGTTAGGCAACTCAACACAGGATGGGGACACTAGATTCATGACCTTCTCTAATAGCATACACTTGTTCATTCGCCCAGCAGTGATGCCCAAGCAATGAAGCTCATTTGTTGCTACATAATCGAGAATTTTGGAAGCAACTTTTTTGTTGTTCCATGCTACGTTTAGCGTTATCCTGATGCTGCCGTCTGCCTATGCGTGTGAGCGTTGATGTACGAATCAAAGAATCAAACTACTTGTTGAGGTGGCCGACGTgcctgcgtctgcttcccGGTATCATATCATTTTCCAGTCACAAAATCATGCTGGACTTCGTTCTGACCTGGCAACACACAGGATGGACCCTAGCACAAGACATACTTTACCGATCTCAATTTCGAAAAAAAATGTGACTAGCGGAAATCATCTGGGGGAATGACACAGAAATTTCCCTTAATGCGTTCCTTTGTATCGGTGGTTCTCGCAATTTCACTCGTGATGCAACTGGCTATGATGGAGCTTCCACACCAACTTTTCGTAGGTTTCCTTTGCCAAAACGAAGACGCCCCTGTCTCGGCTGATCACCAATACCGATACCGGTAGGCTCGGCAACTGTCACCTGTACAAGCGGTTTCTGATTGGCAACACCGTTGCCGCACTTCTATTAAACCAGCCTGCTACAACCTAGAAATACAACGGCGATTGGACACGCTTAATAAATAGGAATATCGCCTCCTTTCTTATGCAAGAAGCTTCTCTCGCATCTGGCAGTCGGCCGACCAGAGAAATAGAAGTCGTAAGTGCCCCCCTGACGCTTGCATCACCCTCTTGAAATCAAGATACAATCCCATATCATCCTTAGGCGAGAGTGAGAACAGATTCCGTTGGCTTATAATGTGACTCACAAGACGATATCTCTAAAGATGACGCGCTTTCAATCGCCTCCATCACCTCTTACACTCATTACACTCTCAGAATTTTTCCCCAGCCTGTGAGCTCTCATACAGGGTCATCTTGGGCGGATTCACAAACAAATCCGCAAGCAAAACCACAGATGCCAGGACAAGTACAAGCAACACCACATCAGCTGCTGCCACGATGAACTCTCCCCTTGTACAGGGAGTTTGTAAAAGCTGCGACATCAGCGTCCTGTGGCCTCTCTGAGGACGCCTCCGGTGGCGCAGAGGATCCTCACGTGGGGTGAAGGTTCTTGGAGGCTGGTTGGACTCCATATTCCCGCcgacaaaggagacaccagGAGCATCCACCTGTGACACAAACAGTCAATTTAGTGCCGGTTGTCTGACATGTCTCATACGCCAGAAATTGTGGTCCATCTGTCACGCGGTTCTGGATTGAGACTGCAGCGAGTGCAGTTAACGTCTGAACGCCCCTGGTATCCGGACACAGTTGTCTTCGGCGTAACAACGTGACAGCTGACACCAATTTCCGTGAGAAATGGAAAGTCGGAGTGGCGTCGTCTTCGATCCACATCATGAAATAAGTATGGAAAATCGCCGAATTTGGCACTCAAGACAACGCCCCGCCTCGTTCTGCATCAGAAATACCCCTGGAAACTAAAATGAAGAGCAATCTCGGCACCCTGTGGCACTACACGCTGCCATCGGCGTGTCGATCGTGTCCACATATGAgcctttgcttctttgcAAAAACAAGAACAATCCGCTGTGGACTCGCAGTTGCATACAGCCTCGTAAGTTCACCTAGGAGATTGCCACAACATTTTGCGCTCACGTTGCGCCGGAATGAAGTGGATCCTCCCAGTCTTGTTGGCAGATTTTGCATCAGGCCGCTCGGACTACTGCCTTCACACAACGGACGACTTTCGCTCACCCTTCTTTCTTGTTGAACAGCCGGAACCGGCATTCCGCCTAGCCGGGTAGACTCGAACGAGGCGCCACCCTCGTCTGACGCCAGAGGAGGTGAAGCCCGAGAAGCCTGGTCAGCACGTAGCTGAGCTTGTTGCCTTAGTGGCTCTGGAAGGTCCTaagaacagagaagcgaaacaaTCCTGGAAATTCCAAATCCGGTCAGAAGAACCTTTTGCCCAGATGTACAGTCCCGACAGAGGAACGGCGAACCGTATTCTGACAGCGCAGGAATCCGTGAGAAACTGAAACGGAGTGGCCTAGTGCTTGGCCCATGTTTTGCTGTATCATAGAAACGCGCCGTTGACTCGGGGTAATCTGcgcgcgtcgctgtctttctgACTCACTGGAGGGGCGCTGGTTGGAGCGGCACACGCCTCCTCGACGAGTTCCTTATTCGACTTGCCACATGTCGGACAAAGCCAGTTAACTGACTCGAGTGCTAATTGCCTGCGCACCTGCTCGCACAGACCAGTGAAGGATGCGCATAGCAGGGACTCCAAAACCGTTATTACGATTTGCGTGCAATACCGTGTACGGGGGCGGGCCCGATCAAAAAAGATGAATTTCGTGGAAGAGCCACGGCGACGAGCATACGAGACAGACGCCGTAACAAGCAGGCAGCATACACCGCATGAACCTGGTATATCGCAGCTGTAGCAATCATACTCCTCCAGAAGGCAGCCACTCAGACACTCCAGTGTACCGACAGTCGCCTTGGCAATTCGAGGCTGCGCcggcaaagaaaagagaagcggcgcagTTACCTGTTGCACTGAAGAAAGTCGTCCAGAGCGCAGTGAAAACCAGTTTCAACAGCCGACCTAAAACAGCGATGGAAATACGGAaacgcctttcctcgccagTTGCCTGTTTTTCTGTTGCCTGGCTTGGAAACGGCGCTGTCGTCCTAAGAGTGTCTCACCTTCTCGGGCCTGTCAAGAGAATGAAGCGCCCCGCCTGCGGGTgtcgggaagaaggcgcagagggcATCTAGGAGCGTTCGGATACCCCAAGCTGGTTGCCAGAGCTCCGGATGGTAGCTGCTGGCGCTCAGACAGACCTGAAAACAGTAAATTCCTCAGAGTGGGTAGGTACACCTACACGCGAGATGATACTATACTATTTTGACATGCGTGGCAGCAAAACGGGCTCTTTCATGTTGCGTCGACCTTGTCGTTTTCCGAAAAACTGCTGTCAACGTGATCGCTCGAAACAGTTGCATCTACGGCCACGTGAGCGGGCGTAGTGCCACTCGGCTGGTTCTCCAGCCGAGCGATTCCAGCGGTAGGTCGGGTATACCGATTCTGCGTGAGTTCGAGTAACGGGAAAAAGGACCAAGAAGCTTGGACGACGCTTATGCAGAAAACCGCTGCCGGAAGCCGGTGGGAGACGTGCAGACACTCCCCAGCGCTGTGCCAAAGAGATCTCACCTTTTTTCCGACTTCAAACCGGCCGTTCTGGGTGAGCATGACCAGATTCGGAGGGGCAAAGGGATAGTTTTGGGGCAAGACGATGCGACCATGGTACAAGCCTCCTTCGAAATGGGAATCCTGCGGACCTCGAAGCGTGAAGTGCCATTCATAGGGCTCCTCAATCTGTGGAAGAGATTCGGAACACAAAGCAGTATGAAGCATGCGCTGCGACTTTGAGCGCGAAGAACGCTACGGGCCCGAAAGCCTAGAAGCATGTGGTGCTTGTACGAGTGATTAGTTGCTTATCTCGGAAGCTCCACAGCTGGGAGCTAGAGTCCCATGCGTCTGCTGCCGGCGACTGCGTTATTGTGAACATTTAGGTAGATATCCTTGAATATGCACGAAACAtgcagagagcagagacgtgAGGGCAGAAGTAAAAACAGCCCATGCGCAAAAACCCGTGTCAAAACGGAGCTCCAGAGTTTGTCTCTTCTACGTACAACCGTGTCTACACCAGATAGGATATAGTATTCTAGGGTCTCTATGCTAGCCCTAGGCTCTATCTCATGCCACATGCGTGGACCTGAGAGTTGAGCGTGTACTCAGGGTCGTGATGGTGGAAAATCACCGGTCAACTTGTGCGGTGAAGCTCTGCCCATGTCGTGTTGGCCTTTACCTGCAAAGGGTTTGCGCACCAGTGCGGAGACGGTGTCCGCTGGATCTCACGGTACTCGCGCAAAATTCGTGCTATGCACTGTGCCGTCGCGGTGTACCCTAGATTGGCGTTCGTCCCGGTCCGACCGGGATTGCTGACCCCCTGCATTGAAACTGACAGAACGACTGAGCAGGGAACCACCGACTTACTTCACTAACGGCAACACGCTTGACACCACTGACCTGTCAAGACATTGAACTCCGACACTCCATAACGTTCGGCCAGTGCAGCGGTTCCACGGGCGTGGTGAAAAGGTAGCAAAAGGAAGGTTCACAATATCAGGAGAGCATTCGAGAGCGACCGACATAACAGCATCCGTGTCGAATGTGTTCTTCACTTTAAAAAGGCAGCTACTTGGAGCAAGCTCTCTCGCAGTTCCGAAGAATCTGTGTAGACGGCGGCGGGGACTGCCCGTTTAAGGACTGTGCTGCCACGGGAATCACGAAGAATTGACCGCGCTCACAACGAGCACCACTTTCCCGTATTGTGGTGCCTAAAGCCTCCTCAGCGGTGAAACTGAAGAAGATGTTTTTTGGGCTGACAGGGACAGCAGTCTCGCTTGCCAATCTGGCAAAGTTTCTCCCCAGCTGGCAGCATGTGAAATCGCCGGGCGGACTATACGCAGaaaaaatgcatgcatgcgtagaGCTGGAAAAAGCCATTTTCCCGAAGCTTATGACTACTAAGGCTTTATTTCAAGTATCATTCATGTCCGCGCTCCAAAACAGAGGTCAAGCCTAGTGACCGCTTTGTACACAGTGAACATTTGGGGCCAGATTTCCTCTGTCAGGCTGACGACTCCAGCCCCGTAGCGTGTCTGCTGGCTGGGATTGCCAGCTGGTTCCTCCTGTGTACGGCAGCTGCTTGTGTCTCAaacccttttttctctgtttaATCGCATCCTGCCTTCGctgttcgctttctctccataAAACATCGTCTTCACCTTTGCATGCTTCAGTGACAAGCGTGCAGTTTGGGGGGTGGGTGGCTACTAATTGATTCGTCGAGCCGTCCGGGAAAAGCACGTACTGCATACCGGTTTAGCACGGCTAAGCAGACGCAGTGGTAACGTCGGTGACTACGAGGAGTTTTGAATGTTTCGGAATTCCCGTCAGAGAAcggtgaagaggaaaacgaaacgcaCGGTTTGCAGGTCTATCGCCCCTGTCCGGTCAGGCGGCGAAGACCGCACTGGAGTACTGCAGCTCGTCTCAGGCTACAAGCTTAGGCGACTGCTGACCGATAGCTGAAGGAACTGAAAGAGCCAGATAGATATGGCAAGTACATAGAAAAGTACGTGCTTTGTGCTGTATATTTTGAACCATAACTTGTCAAGACAAGAAACTCCCACGACCAAGGTCTGTCCACTGCACAGATCCGCCTGCACAGGCAATGATTTCTCACACGACAGTTCCGCCCACCATGCATTTCTGAATCTGCATCCCAGCTTTGAAAATATGTTTTTTTGCGCGGATTGTTTCAGCCCTGTAACCCGCGTGCACTTTTAATTTTGGAAGGTGGGCATGAGTGTAGATTCTTCCATCGTGAACAGAACGGTACGTGGTCGCCCCAAAGCGTCCGAGCTGGGACATTTGTCGTAGCCCCCTTCCTCGCACGATGTGACACACAAAAAGGAGTGTATCTTTGCACTAGCGAGGGGACAATATCGTTACAGAGTCAAAATCCCACGGGAAGTTCAAGCCCTACACACGTGGTGCATGTGCCGATCCGTACATTCGGTGGCACGCAGCCGATAGTCCTCTACAAAAAAATGGGGTGCATCGGAAATCCACCTTCCACAGTGATGTTGCGATTCACGCGCGGACCACAGTTTCCCATTCATGCTTCTCGAAAAACGACAAACATCCACTGCAATGACACCGCTGCCAAAAACGTTTGAGTTCAGTGGGTCCTGCCATTGAAATCAACAAAATTGCGTGGGTCAAAAgtggagaggcgacaaaCGTCAAACCCATATGTCAAGGAAGAAATCTATCTACTCTTTTTAAAGAATTGTTCTACGTTGTGTTCTTCAGAGCGATAACTAGCAGAATGATAAAAAAAACGACGCCGCAACACATTTTCTggacacgtgcatgcatatgtttTTCCCGAGAGATAAGAAATCTATACGTAATCTGCCAAGCGCATTGTATGCGACTGGAGATCTCGCAGACAGAAATATCTCTTCATCCATGATGCTGGTCAGCGCATATAATAATATGCCTCAACTACGCGCGGGCACAGCCACCTCTGTACCCAACGGCCTAATGCAGCACCGGTTTGTCTATCCACATGACAGTTGTGTTGCCCCGAATATTCACGCCTAATCAATacgcacatacacatgtaaGACGTGTGCAACTACagcaacgcgagagagagagtaaGAGTACAGTGTGTGCTGGTAGTCGGCAATTTGAGACAGTCTAATGTGAACGACAGTAATCGAGTTTTCTGTCGAGACGCGTCATGGATTTTGTTTTTACGAAGACACTGAGGACAGACTGTGACTGGTACTGTTGCTTGTGGAACGCTGCCTTCATCGGCGAGAaagcggtgtctctctttttgacGGGAGGCGGTGTCGCTAGAGTATCGGATGCATACCGGCTGCCATGTCAGGGTGTATGAGCATCGCTTCATCCTGTAGGGCCCTTCGCGATACCTGAGGGGAAAAACCACACATAACAACAGTAGCAGAAATGCTTGCTGTTGATGCCCATTTTCTGCTTTAGACAAGAACTCCTCTGTGGATTCCGTGGTGCGCCGGCGAGCGTGGCTCTTGAACGGCTTGCAAAAGACGAGTGAATATTGGAACAGGCGGAACAAGACAAGAAGTACGATAACCTTTCCACCTGAGTCGGCACATGACTCTGCCGTGCTCACGCAGCATTCACACAGTTGCATGCAAGGCCCCAGATGGTTGGCGTtacaggagaaagaggtgaAAGAAAAAACCTAAAGTTCTCTTTTGTCCTTtcgccggctgtctctgaTCCGCTCGAGCAAGCAGCACATGAATGGGTGGTTGCCAGGCATACACGCAAGAAGCAAAAGATACACACATCGAAAGGCCGATAACTGTTTTTTCGCCCGACATCTTTTTCCCCTCGGTTTCAGTACATcccgcggaaacgcgaagacgTTTTGCCTCCATAGTCTCTTTTCCATTCCCTTCTAGAGTGCTTCCGTCTTGTCCCGCCGTCCCTTACTTCACATCTTCGAGTACACACCGCCTGCCAATATGCTTCGACAATAGTCGAGCAAACGCATGCGATCTTCACGCTCGGCAGCGACAGAATCCAGATCACTATCGCTTCTCGTCAGTAGTGCCACAGTAGCTCTGCCGTCGTGCTTGCGCCGAAGCATGGCCCCCCCTTCTTGGATTCGTCTACTTCCCGCTAAatctccgtttcctgtttgGAGAGACGGTCCCCGCGAAACGGGGGACCGGCCCGCGCTTCGTgtgaaggaagcagaagaatTATGCTGTCTCGGGGCTGAGCACGAGCTCGCGTCTCCATCCGTTTCTTTGTGTACACAGATCGTGAACTTGGGGCAGTTCGGTGAatccttctccctcgcttcgtATTCCTGAACAACAAGGGTCTTTGAAGAACCTGCAGGCTGCTTCGCCACCGAAAGCGAGTTGCCGGGAAATCGAGAAGCGTGCATTGTTGCCCGAGGGCGTTCTTTGCATGCCGCCTCGGCTGTCGCCGCGTGGGTGCTTCGACCACTCTGCTTGTCGCCTGCCGCCCTCCTTCGATGAATCGTAGAGCTGCGTCCCTCTCCATTTCCGAACGCCTTGTTCTTTTGCTCTTTCTGATCAGACTTGCTTGCGTCGGTCGTCGCTAGCTCGGTCAGAACCCCTCGTTCGGCAGGTTGCCGAGCGTCGCGCCGTCGAAGGCCTCGGTGTGCACAAGCCGCAGCCGCGATTGCagcgcgtcctctcgctgctgctctGTCGGCGCGCGACAGGTTTTTTCTCCCCTGCGCttggaaaggcgaagaggaagagatgcTCTCGTTCAACGAAGAGCCCCTGCTTGCGCTCGATTCTCGCCCAGAGCGGGAATCTGTGCGGCTCCGACTCAGAGAGCAAACCGTCGGCCGCAGGAAGTGTTTCCGATCGATGGAGGGATCGAACAGTGGCCTCACTTGCGAGGGTTGGCGCGCCTCCCTCCGTTGGTCATCGTTCCGTCTGCAGTCGTCGTTGTGCCCTGCAGATGCACCACACACAAAGCGATATTTGCAAAGGGGGATATACAGGCAACGGGCTCAAACCGGCATGGGTGAGAAGCGGACGCTGTCCCGTTGACCTTCCGTTCAACGCTCTGGCGCTTTGTTCCCGGGAAAGACTTCACACCGCCGCTTCAAACGAGTTCCAGCTGGGGGCTCCAGCAAACGTCTGCACAGGCACGCTCGAGGCACCAGGACGACAGAGCGACGACCGCCTCACGCACCCATCGACAGGGACCCAGTTGCCTCCGTTTAACAGCGcctcttttcctgccttggcgttttcttccccaACGTCATGTGCAGAAATGCGCAGCACTGAAAGGCAACGGAGACTGCGCGCGTTACTTGTCCAGGCCGCCTGGAGGTCAGGCCGAAAGGTTTGTCGTTACCTTGACACGAGTCGAATCTCTCAGTGTGGTGGGCCGCGAGGAGTGCGAGCAAAGGATCTCGAGGGCCGCCAACCCTAGAGTTGCTCCTTCTGGCGTTTTCTGACGCGTTTCCTCTATTTGCTGCGCCCACACCGACCCCAGCGTCCTCGTTCTCGACTGCCTCAGTTGTCTCCGCGTTCCCATGAAGAAGGATCCTGACACGGTTCATCTTTGTTTCCTGTGGCAACGCCTTCCCCCCCTGGCCGAAGCGCACGCGCGGGGCGGCATGGGACACAACGAGTGTTGATCCGTTGAAGTCAGTCGCCAGGTTGCTGCAGTCGCCACGGGAATGTCCTCCGAAGCGAGCCGAGGTGTTCTCTGAAGTGGAACTCTCCGCACTTCTCGGGTTGCTGACGCAGGCTGCCTCCGGCGTCCCCACCAAAGCACTGCGTACCGCTTCATCAACTGGTTTGTGCGATTTCGACAGCACCGCGCGGACGGAGAAAGGACAGCGACCCACGCACGGTGTGTGCAGCTGCGCATAAGCCGCCgccggaaacgaggaaggaccAAGACGCGCCACTCCAGTGCCTCTCCGAATGtcgaaagcagagacgccgccggaacgcgaagcagaggaaatcTCGGGGGCTCGTGTGGGCCATTTCTGGTGAGTCGAAAGGCGGGAAGGATCATCCGCAGAAGGACGGGCCGAGCCTCTGCATGTGCACCCACTTTGCCGTCGACTCGGAGTCATGGAAGGCGCAAGCGAGTCTCCAGAGGAAGCGTAGACGACAACCCTATCAGATGTGCTTTGAATGCTTCGAGCGGTCGTTTCGTCCCCTGCCGCCGATGcctgcgcagagacaggcgcttcCCGTgttgctgctgtctctccatcaGTTGAGAGAAAAGAATTCTCCGTCTTGACGTACAGCCGGGAAGGCCCTCCAGATGCCGTCACAGAGGAgcactcgcgtttccgcaCTTCCTCGTGCAAAATGTGGAGGACTTTCGCCACGGGATGACCACTGCAGCAAGATAGTTCAGTGTTCCCGAGCGTCTCATGTGAATCCTTCGCTGTCACAGAGGAGCAAGACACGAGCTCACGTTCTGCATCTTGTTCATCTCCCGCAGCACCGCTCGAGAAACGGCAGGAGAATGCGGCGCCAGCACAGACAGGCGATGTTGGATGGAtaggagacgaagacggcacAGACAAGGACGGAGACCCAggtgaagaggaggcgacCAGCGACAACGGCAACGGGGGACAGTGTGGCTGCACAATGTCGCCGCgcctttccgttccttcgACCGTCAGACGATCGGAGTCCTCAAAAATCCAAGGCGGGCGCGTGGGGCATGCATCTTCCAAGTCTTTGTTGCTCTGTttctgctcctcttctttttgtggAGCGCGTTCCGCGAGGCCGCTGCTGAGCTCCCTGTTTCGCTTGGGCGTCGGGATCCCTCGGTCTGTCATGCTTCCAAAAGGCCAGAAGCGGCGGACAAGAGCCCTGTTTGCCGCCACGCTCTTTTCACTCTTCGGAAAACTGACGAGGGGAGCGCGAGCTCGAAAAGGGTGGGGGAACTCCGCACGGCATGCGCTCTCCTCGGGCGGCAAAAAGTACACGCGCGCAGGCGTGCGCTCTCCGACAGAGAAGATGACCatgtcgctgtctcgcctctctccccactCAGAAGCACGTGAAGCACTCAtcgagagagcggaagaagctgacGGGGGAGCAGCTGGGAGGCCAGGCGTAGCggaggcaaaagagaaagaccgagaaggatctgacgaaagagacacgacgggagacggagaagagcggtGGCCAAgtgcaggcgacgcagcatCATGCCACGCAGAGGAGCGGTCAGAagtcgaagaggaggaggaaacgggagcggagaaaggagacggaggacaGGAGGAAGCAGGGACACGGCGAGAACGTAGTGGAGAGGCCCACGAGGAAACGGATTCGCTTGTtgccagagaggaggaggaactgAGGTCATCTCTGCGACTGTCACCCCATCGAGACAGCATCGGGGCCCTACGCCTTGGCAGCGACTGGTCACGGCCTTGAGATGACGCTGGCATGTGGTACCACGCAAAATCTTTGTTGCCTCCGTCGATGTGGGGAGTTGTGGAGTCCGGAGACTTCTCGGATAGTTCTACACTGCAGCCATCCCGTTCaggttttcctctgttccaCGCATCACGGAACTCGAGCGTTTCTGGCCGTTCACTTGGCTGCTCTCGATCCGCTGCGTGCGCCGcatttccgtttctctcgtaCGCCCAAGTCACCTTCGGCGCTGTAGAAGAGCTGTCGTTCCAAGGCCACACATTCTCCTTTGCTGGAACAACTGCCGCAGC of the Neospora caninum Liverpool complete genome, chromosome XII genome contains:
- a CDS encoding putative ubiquitin-conjugating enzyme e2 is translated as MQGVSNPGRTGTNANLGYTATAQCIARILREYREIQRTPSPHWCANPLQIEEPYEWHFTLRGPQDSHFEGGLYHGRIVLPQNYPFAPPNLVMLTQNGRFEVGKKVCLSASSYHPELWQPAWGIRTLLDALCAFFPTPAGGALHSLDRPEKQVRRQLALESVNWLCPTCGKSNKELVEEACAAPTSAPPDLPEPLRQQAQLRADQASRASPPLASDEGGASFESTRLGGMPVPAVQQERRVDAPGVSFVGGNMESNQPPRTFTPREDPLRHRRRPQRGHRTLMSQLLQTPCTRGEFIVAAADVVLLVLVLASVVLLADLFVNPPKMTLYESSQAGEKF